Part of the uncultured Desulfobacter sp. genome, AAAATATAAAACGACACAGGAGATATTGGCCGCGCTTTCTATGGGGAAGGTTGATGCCTATGTCGGTAACCTGACGGTTACAAGCTATTTGATCAAAAAAAGTGGCTATACAAATATAAAAGTGGCGGCACCCACCCCTTATAATTTCGATTTGTCGATTGGCGTGCGCAAAGATTGGCCTGAGCTGATCCCTATTCTTGACAAGGCCCTGTCCATGATTGATGAAGAGCAGCGAAATGAGATTCGTCAAAAATGGCTGACCTTGCACTATGAGAAAGGGGTTGATTATAAACTGGTCAGAAAAGTGATCGTCAGTGCAACCGTCATTATCGTGTTGATCTTGCTCTGTTTATTATTCGTTTATCGCAAAGAACAGATGTTGCAAGCAGCCAAGGCTGAAACGGACAATGCAAATAAGGCGTATCAGATTGCCAATGCACAACTGCTCCAGGCAAATAGTAAACTCAAGGAGATGGATAAAATGAAGTCAATGTTTATTGCCTCCATCTCACATGAACTCCGCACACCGCTTAACTCCATCATCGGTTTTTCCGGTATGATGATGCAGGGGACTTTCGGTGAACTCAATGAGAAATACCAGGATTATATTATGCGGGTCAATCGGTCCGGGCAGCATTTGCTGGGCCTGATTACAGAGATCATTGATATTTCCAAGATAGAGGCGGGTCGCGTTGATGTTATGCAGGATCATTTTGCATTGGATGAGATCTTCTCAGAGGCTGTTAAAGGTTTGAGACAGCAGATTGAGAAAAAGGGCCTTTCTCTCAAAGTTGACGTGCCGCAAGATGTGGCCATGTGCACAGATAAACGGCGCCTGTACCAATGTTTGCTGAATCTGTTAAGCAATGCAATGAAGTATTCCGAGGAAGGCGGCATTGTGCTTACGGCTGAGGAGCAGGACGACGAAGTATTGTTGACGGTAAGTGACACCGGGATCGGAGTGAGCAAGACAGATCAAACCCGTCTCTTTGAAGCGTTTGAACGAATGGAGTCTCACCTTAAGGTCAATGCAGGTGGTACAGGGCTGGGGTTATATCTCACCAAAAAAATTGCCACTGATCTACTCCAGGGTGATGTGGGTATGGAGAGTGAACTTGGAAGAGGGAGTACTTTCTGGATCAGGGTACCGAAAAAAATAAAGCCACAAAAAATAACAGTCTCAACGGAGGACGTGTAAGACCATGAGCACCGTACTTGTTATTGAAGATAATATGGATAATATGCTGCTGATCAGCGATATTCTTGAAGCCAATGGGTATACTGTTCTCCAGGCAGAAACCGGCATGCAGGGAGTTGCAATGGCCGAAGAGCATATGCCTGATTTTATTATTCTGGATATCCAGCTTCCGGATATAATCGGTAATGAAGTTCTGGCAATCATCCGCAGCAAAGAAAAGATTCGGACCATACCTGTCGTGGCAATGACTTCCTATGCGATGGCAGGAGACAGGGAGAGGTTGCTGGCTGCCGGATGCGACGGCTATGTGGAAAAACCCATTGACCCGGGGCGCGTAATGAAACAGCTTCAAGAGGTTGTTAAAGGTAAGATATGACGATCCTGGTTGTAGAAGATACAGATGACTCAAGGATTCTGCTGGTTGATTTGCTTGGGGCCCAGGGTTATGAGGTGGAATCTGCTGTAAACGGCGTGGAGGCATTGGAAAAAATCCGCATTGCACCACCGGATATCATTATTTCCGACATTCTGATGCCGGAAATGGATGGTTTTGAACTCTGCCGGATTCTTAAAAAAGATCGGCAGTTAAAAAAAATTCCAGTTATCTTTTATACCGCCACCTATACGGAACCCCGTGACCAAAAGCTTGCCCTTTCAATGGGTGCTGCACGATTCATCATAAAGCCGGAAGATCCAGGCACCCTCCTCAAGATTATCGCAGAAGTGATGGACGAGTCTGAAAAATGTGATCCCGAAAATGTGAATGAGCAACATATGGAAAATGGGGTTATTGTAAAGCAACACAGAGATGCCGTTTCTAACAAACTCTATAAGAAAGTAATGGAGTTGGAAGCGCAGAAAGGGAAGCTTAAAAAAAGTGAAAAAAAATACCGGATGATGATGGAGTCCATAACCGACGCAGTATATATCTGCTCTCCCGAAAGAAAAATAACCTACCTGAATCCTGCCATGAAAAAACGTATTGGCCGGGATGCCACCGGAGAATTTTGCTACAAAGCACTTCATGGGTTGGATGCCCAGTGTGAATGGTGTGTTTTTGATTCATTGAAACCCGATGGTGGTATTGAGAACGATGTATTTAGCCCGCTGGACAACAGGACTTACAGAATAAACAACATGCCGATTTATCATGATGATAACTCTGTTTCCAAAATGAGCATTTATAAAGATATTACAGATTATCTTGAAGCCGTAAAAGAGAAAAAGAAGATCCAGAATTTATTGGCACAGACCCAAAAGATGGAATCAATTGGGACGCTTGCCGGCGGTATCGCACATGATTTTAATAATATACTCGCATCGATTATAGGGTATTCCGAACTTGCGCTCGGGGCGGTTGAGAAAGGTTCTCAAATGGAAGGCGATCTATTGGAAATTCATCGCGGTGGGTTGCGTGCAAAAGAACTTGTCTGGCAAATATTGATATTTGCCAGACAATCTGATGAAACTGTTAAGCCTTTAAAAGTTGCCCCTTTAGTTAAAGAAACATTGAAGTTTATTCACTCTACGATACCCGCCAACATTGATATTGTTTCAAACATAGAAAGTAAATATAGGATCATGGGTAATCCGACCCAGATTCATCAAATCTTTATGAATTTATTCACAAATGCTTCCCATGCGATGAGTCGTCGTGGCGGAACCCTTAAAGTTGATGTGATTGATACTGAATTTGAAAAACAGCAATCGATACAATATGTAGCCCTGGCTGCAGGAAAGTATGTCAAGATTGAAGTCTCCGACACCGGCGAAGGTATCTCAAATAAAATCATTGATTCAATTTTTGATCCATACTTCACCACCAAAAAACAAGGTGAAGGCACAGGACTTGGCCTGGCTGTCGTTCAGGGTATTATAGAAAATTATAAAGGTAAAATATTTGTTGAAAGTAAAGTGGGGTATGGTTCAAAATTTACTGTTTATCTGCCCAGTTCAGAAGAAAAAGTAAGTCAAGAACCTGAATTTCAAAAAAAATTGCCGACAGGTACTGAATCAATTCTATTGGTTGATGATGAGGCCCCCATTGTAAAAGCGGCAAAACGATCTCTGGAAGAACTCGGCTATTCTGTGCAAACAAAAATTAGCGCTTCCGAAGCATTGGATTTATTCAAATCAAGACCGAATGATTTTGATTTGGTCATCAGCGACGTGACAATGCCGTACATGACAGGAGATGCCTTGGCTGCTGAATTGATGTCCATACGTCCTGATATCCCTATTATTTTGTGCACCGGATACAGCAAAAATATATCTGATCAATCTGCTGCTGAAATCGGCATTAAAGCATTTGCATTAAAGCCGGTTGTCAAAGCTGACCTGGCAAAAACGGTAAGGAAAGTTCTGGATGAAGCCAAAGGATAGACTAAAGGACACCCGATTATCATAATTTTTTATCAAACATGAAGGGCCTCAAGTACCGCTCTGGGATTTTTCGAGGCAATACGTAACAAGGCTTTTGCAGGACCTTCGGGTTTCCTTCTTCCTTGTTCCCAATTTTGAAGTGTTCTTACGCTCACGCCTATCATAATGGCAAATTCCGATTGTGAAACACTCAAAGTTTTTCGAACCATTTTAATTTTAGGGGGGGGGGGGCAATCTCCAAATCTGGGGACATCTTCAAATCTGGGGACATCTTACCTATTTTAATCTTTGACTATAAAGGCCACGGGCCGGCCTGACATATCTCCTGACAGGCTTCGACCCACAACGAAAATAGAAAGAACTCAACAACCTATTGAGCTCTTTTTTGTAAATTTTTAAATTTTCATTTTTAAGGGAATTAAATTGAGGAAATTAGATGGGTGGCGGGTTGTCCCCCTGAAATTGGCTGGAAGAAAATCCCTGAAAATGGATGAGAATTAAATCCCTGGTACCAGGCGACTTCTTTTTATAGGTATCTCAACGTCTTGACAGCACAATTTGCACCGACTAACATAACGCGTCGGCCGTCGAAAAATAAAACCCATTGGAACAAAGGCGCTTGTTACCGGCCGATAGGACAGGTGCCAGGGGATTTATGATATATGAAAGGGGCTTCAACAATGAACGGCGACAGCAGTAAGGTTCTGCCACTTAAAGAGGCGTTGCGCGAGCCGCGCAAAAACCGCGATATGGATCTGGCAATGGTGCCTATGGATAATTATAAAAAAACGCCGGGCGGCCCAAACGGGCAACCCCTAAGCTTCTGGAGCGCCTGGAACCTGGCGGACCGGCCGCGCAGGATTGCGCTGCTTCTTGATGACTGCCAGGAGGAGTATCGGCCGTATGCAGGTGGTATTCTACCAAATCTGGTCAAACTTGTAGATGTATTTCGGAAAGTTCAAGCGGCAAACGACGGCGTGTGCATTGTATGGAGCGCCTGGACCCGCACTTTTGACGACGGTATCAGCAATGCCATGGATAGATGGTATGGCCCCAAAGGCCTGCGTCCGGATGATCCGGAAAATGCGGTGTACATCTTCACAGGTGAACCGGGAATGATGCCTTTGTCGGAAATTGCGCCAACACAAGAGGAAGTCTCCGACGGCTGGTTTTATCATGGAAAGCACCTGGATATGTTCTGGAACTTTGATGAAAACGGAAACTCTTACCTGGATGAAAAATTAAAGGCCGACGGCATTGATACCATTGTTCTTTCAGGCCTCTGGACAGACGAATGCATTCTCAGTACAGCTTACGCAGGCAGTTCACGCGGTTACGATGTTGTTGTTGCAAGTGACGCGGTGGCAACGGCAACACAAAATCAGGAAATTGCCCTAAAGATAGCCGGCGGCACGGTGGCAAATGTATTATCCACCAGTGACATTGTAAAATACATGAAAAACGATTTTATCCCGGGAAAACCGGGGGACGTCAAAGGCACAAACCATCCTGACGGGCGAAAGGAATGACGCCAACACCCGTTTTTTATGATTGAAATCAGAGAATAAAAACCCAGCCGGTATCCCCAGGTATAGGAGCTTTAAAAACCCGGATCCGGATATCGGCTTGTCTTCTTTAAACCAGAAAGCCTATTCCCATAATGCGACGGCTGCGAAGTCTTGTCTGGAAACAATGGAAAAATCCCAAAACCAGGGTTCGTAACCTTGAGAAACTTGGTATTGCTCACCACGATGCCATGCTTTGCGGCAATGCCCGCAAAAAGTACTGGCACATGAGCAAAATCAAGTGGGTGGCCATTGCCATGCCTGAAAGATATTTTATTGACAAAGGATTATATCTGCCCGGGAATTGATTCCTAAAATCAGCCGAACCGCCCTGGTACGTGATCGCCGGGTAGGTCAGAGACCTTGCGGCCTCCTTCCCCCCTAAGAACCCTGCGTGAGACTTTCACCTCACAGGGCTCAAGCATTGATAAGGCGCCGTTAAGCACCCAGCAGATGATCTTTTAGAACGTTTATCAAAGTATTCTTTCCAATGCGGATCATACGGATTAGCATTGGCCTTGATTTTGATATGACGACGAATGGGAATGCTGCTCATTGAGAACAGTTCGAGGTTACCGTTTTTCTCACGGAACACCCAGTTCTTAGGTCCTTTTCGCTGGAAGTATTTCGACTTTATCCATTTCAAGGATTTATTCGGGTGCCTCCTTTTCGCCCATTGCCATGTCATTTCCCACATTGCACTATCAATTTTATCAAAGGCGTGTTGACTGACAACATGTCGATAATAGTTTCCCCATCCTCTGATTAACGGATTGAGTTTAGCTATAAGGTTATCAGTTTTGGCTGCTTTATTAGCTGTTATAATGTCTTTGATCTTTTGCTTGACTGATATGATGCCGGATTTTGAAGGCTTGATTAGCAGTTTGTCCTTATACTTTCTTATGTTAAATCCCAGAAAGTTGAATCCGTCGTTGATATGACTTATTCGGGTTTTTTCCGCTGATAATTCCAAGCCTCTTTCTTTAAGGAATTGTACAATAATCGGCTTTACCCGGCTTGAAAGAAGGTTCTCCATATTGCCGGTTACGATAAAATCATCGGC contains:
- a CDS encoding group II intron maturase-specific domain-containing protein, giving the protein MNDGFNFLGFNIRKYKDKLLIKPSKSGIISVKQKIKDIITANKAAKTDNLIAKLNPLIRGWGNYYRHVVSQHAFDKIDSAMWEMTWQWAKRRHPNKSLKWIKSKYFQRKGPKNWVFREKNGNLELFSMSSIPIRRHIKIKANANPYDPHWKEYFDKRSKRSSAGCLTAPYQCLSPVR
- a CDS encoding response regulator; protein product: MTILVVEDTDDSRILLVDLLGAQGYEVESAVNGVEALEKIRIAPPDIIISDILMPEMDGFELCRILKKDRQLKKIPVIFYTATYTEPRDQKLALSMGAARFIIKPEDPGTLLKIIAEVMDESEKCDPENVNEQHMENGVIVKQHRDAVSNKLYKKVMELEAQKGKLKKSEKKYRMMMESITDAVYICSPERKITYLNPAMKKRIGRDATGEFCYKALHGLDAQCEWCVFDSLKPDGGIENDVFSPLDNRTYRINNMPIYHDDNSVSKMSIYKDITDYLEAVKEKKKIQNLLAQTQKMESIGTLAGGIAHDFNNILASIIGYSELALGAVEKGSQMEGDLLEIHRGGLRAKELVWQILIFARQSDETVKPLKVAPLVKETLKFIHSTIPANIDIVSNIESKYRIMGNPTQIHQIFMNLFTNASHAMSRRGGTLKVDVIDTEFEKQQSIQYVALAAGKYVKIEVSDTGEGISNKIIDSIFDPYFTTKKQGEGTGLGLAVVQGIIENYKGKIFVESKVGYGSKFTVYLPSSEEKVSQEPEFQKKLPTGTESILLVDDEAPIVKAAKRSLEELGYSVQTKISASEALDLFKSRPNDFDLVISDVTMPYMTGDALAAELMSIRPDIPIILCTGYSKNISDQSAAEIGIKAFALKPVVKADLAKTVRKVLDEAKG
- a CDS encoding cysteine hydrolase, whose amino-acid sequence is MKGASTMNGDSSKVLPLKEALREPRKNRDMDLAMVPMDNYKKTPGGPNGQPLSFWSAWNLADRPRRIALLLDDCQEEYRPYAGGILPNLVKLVDVFRKVQAANDGVCIVWSAWTRTFDDGISNAMDRWYGPKGLRPDDPENAVYIFTGEPGMMPLSEIAPTQEEVSDGWFYHGKHLDMFWNFDENGNSYLDEKLKADGIDTIVLSGLWTDECILSTAYAGSSRGYDVVVASDAVATATQNQEIALKIAGGTVANVLSTSDIVKYMKNDFIPGKPGDVKGTNHPDGRKE
- a CDS encoding response regulator; translation: MSTVLVIEDNMDNMLLISDILEANGYTVLQAETGMQGVAMAEEHMPDFIILDIQLPDIIGNEVLAIIRSKEKIRTIPVVAMTSYAMAGDRERLLAAGCDGYVEKPIDPGRVMKQLQEVVKGKI